The Pelagovum sp. HNIBRBA483 sequence TGCTTCGGTCGACTCAAGATCGAGGATCACCAGATCAGCAGCAGCGCCGACGCCCAAATGCCCGATATGTCCTTGCCGGTGCACCGCGCGCGCGGATCCTTCTGTCGCCAGCCAGATAAGCTGCGCCGGATGCAAAGCCACGCCACGCAATTGGCCGATCTCGTAGGCGGCTGCCATTGTCCGCAGCATGGAAAATGACGAACCACCACCGGTGTCCGTCGCCAGCCCGACGCGCAGGCCATGTTGTTTCAAACCCTGTAGGTCAAACAGACCTGACCCGATGAAGGTATTTGATGTCGGGCAATGCACCACCGAGGCATCCATTTCTTTCAACCGCGCGATTTCTCTCTCTTCCAGATAGATCGCATGCCCGTAGAGCCCTTTCGGCCCTAAAAGACCAAACCGCTCATAGGTATCGAGGTAATCGCGGCTCTCGGGGAAAAGTTCCTTGACCCACGCCAACTCTGGTATCTGCTCGCTCAAGTGGGTCTGCATCAGGCAATCTGGGTGCTCCGACCAGAGCGCGCCCACTGCCGCCAGTTGTTCAGGTGTCGATGTAGGCGAAAAGCGTGGTGTAATCGCGTAATGCGCTCGGCCTTTGCCATGCCACTTTTCCAACAACCGTTTGCTGTCATCATAGGCCGATTTTGCGGTGTCGCGGAGCGCATCGGGTGCGTTTCTGTCCATACAGGTTTTGCCCGCGAACACCTCCATTTCCAGCTCTGCGGCGGCGTTGAAGAATGCATCAACACTTTCGGGATGGATGGTGCAAAAACTCACGAGCGAGGTTGTGCCATGTTGCGTGGCCAGCCGCAGCGTCCGTTCGGCGATCTCTTGCGCATAGCCGCTGTCGGCAAAGCGGGACTCTTCGGGGAATGTATAGGTATTCAGCCAGTCGATCAGCTGCTTTCCCCAGCTCGCGATGATCGCCGTTTGCGGATAATGCATATGCGCATCAACGAAACCGGCAGAGATCAAATCGCGGCCGTAATCGTGTCGGCGCGCAGTAGGCGTGGCGGAAAGCACAGCGTCTCGTTCATCAACCATGCGAATCACACCGTCCTCGACCAGCACCGCGCCGTGGCGCCGGTGTTTGGTCACGGCTTCCCATCCAGTGTCTCCAAAAGGATCACCGTCAAAGCTAAGGGTCTGCCCCAAAAGAATGTCCTGTGTCATAATCCCTACGATATGGATTTGCGAAGCGCGGGTAAATTCAATCTCTTCATGAGGCAGTTTCAAAAAAGTCGATGAAATTGCCTGTTGTGGCGGTTCACGACCATTCCTCCATTGAGCGTTCTGCCATTCTCTTTATGGTGCCCAAAAAAGCGGTGTGCTCATGACTGACTTCATTGACGAAGATAACGAAGAAGAAGCCTTCGGTGTCACCGACAGGCTGATTTCCGATGTTCTTGAGGCCGTCGGTGAAGAAAATGCTGCCGCAATCGACACGCTGCTTGAGCCGCTCCACGCCGCTGACATCGCACACCTGATCGAACAGATCGACAATAAAGACCGTCGCGATCTTTTGAGTGTCTGGAAGGGCGGCGTCGACGGCGACGTACTGTCGGAACTTGATGAAAGCCTGCGTGAGGAGGTGATCGAAAGCCTTGCTCCGGCGGAGCTGGCCGAGGCTGTTCGTGATCTGGAATCGGACGACGTGGTCGATCTGGTCGAGTATCTCGATGAGGAGCAGCAATCAGCAGTTCTGCAATGGCTGGCAGGCCCTGACCGTGCAGCTGTCGAGAAGGTATTGGCTTATCCGGAGGAGTCCGCGGGCCGTCACATGCAGCTTGAAATTGTGCGTGCCCCCGATCATTGGACGGTTGGCGAAGCAATCGATTTCCTCCGCTCTGGCGTCGAACTGCCTGAGCAGTTTTATCATGTGATCCTCGTCGATCCCCGTATGAAGGCAAGCGGTTATGCCACACTCGGGCGTATTCTCAGCTCACCCCGCTCAGCCAAGCTTCGTGATATTGCGGAGGAAAGTTTCCGCACCTTTCACGTCGAGCAACCTGCTGCGGATGTTGCCCATGCATTTAACCACTATCACCTGATTTCAGCTCCTGTTGTCGACGATGATGACCGGATCATGGGCGTGATCACAATCGACGACGCGATGACCTTGCTCGATGAAGAGCACGAGGAAGACATGCTGCGCCTTGCTGGTGTTGGCGATGGAAGCCTGTCTGACAACGTGTTTGAAACCACGATGCAACGTTTGCCGTGGCTTGCGGTCAATCTGGTGACAGCCATTATGGCCTCGCTCGTGATTGCTCTTTTTGAAGAAACCATCGCAGGCCTTGTTGCTTTGGCGGTGTTGATGCCAATCGTTGCGTCAATGGGAGGCAATGCGGGAACCCAATCGCTAACGGTGGCTGTTCGTGCGATCGCCACACGCGACCTCACAGGCTCCAACGTCTGGCGCGTGATCCGTAGGGAGGTGTTCGTCGGCCTTCTGAACGGATTGCTGTTCGCCGTCGTGATGGGGATTATTGGCTGGCTCTGGTTCGATACGATCATGCTGGGCGTGGTCATTGGCCTCGCAATGGTGATCAATCTGGTAGTGGCCGGTCTGGCAGGGACGGTCGTGCCTGTCTTGTTAGAGAAGGTAGGCATTGATCCGGCATTGGCGTCTGGTGCGTTTGTGACGACCGTGACAGACGTTGTCGGTTTCTTTGCCTTTCTCGGATTGGCTGCGATGGTGTTGCTATGACGGATTTGGAACAACTTAAACAGACCGCGCGCAAGGCCGCCTTTGCGCGCAGAAAGCAAGCATTTGATGCCGGTCTGAGCAGCTCTGCCCAGTTATCTTCGGTTTTGGCGGGCTATCGCGGCGTGCCAACAGCCGGTTACATGGCCATGCGCACCGAGATCGATCCGACCCCCGTTATGGAAGAAGTCGCGGCACACGGCCCAATTGGGGTGCCGGTAATTCTTGGGGCGGGACAACCGCTCAAATTCCGCGTCTGGGAACCCAATTGCGAAATGATAGAGGGTGAATTTGGCGCACGCATTCCGGCCACGGGTGATTGGATCGAACCTGAGATTTTGATCGTCCCATTGGTGGCCTTCGACAGAAAGGGTGGCAGGCTCGGCTACGGTGGCGGCTTCTACGACCGCACACTAGAGGGTTTGCGCGCCAAGCGTCCGACTTTGGCTATCGGCTTTGCTTTTTCAGCACAGGAAGCCGACGATCTGCCATTGGAAGCAACAGACCAACCGCTTGACCTGATTGTCACCGAGGCGGAAGTGATCGAGATGTCGCGTTGAGGGAACTTGTTCTTCCGCGACAACATCCCTAACAGGAATTCATGCGTATACTTTTTCTAGGTGATGTAGTCGGGCGGGCAGGGCGGTCAGCGGTGATCGAGCGGCTTGCGGGATTGAAGGCAGATCTCCGGATCGATTTCGCGGTGGTCAATGGCGAGAATGCCACCAGTGGTGTTGGCCTTTCCGCCTCCCATGCCAAGGCACTGCTGAGTGCGGGCGCAGATGCGCTTACCTTGGGTGATCATGCCTTTGACCAACGCGATATGCTTCAGTTTATCGAGCAAGAACCACGAATTCTGCGACCTTTGAACTACTCCAAAGCGGCTCCAGGCAAAGGGGCACGGATATTTTCGACAACCAGTGGCCACAAAATCCTGATTGCGCAGGTGCTTGGGCAGGTTTTCATGAAGCGCCCTTTTGATGATCCTTTCTCGGCTTTGGACGCCCTATTGCGCCAATACCCGCGTGGCGGGCAGGTTCAGGCCAGTTTGATCGACATTCATTGCGAGGCGACCTCCGAAAAAATGGCCGTTGGTCATTTTTGTGACGGACGCGCCAGCGCTGTCGTCGGCACCCACACGCATGTCCCGACCGCAGATGCCATGATCTTAGCGGGCGGTACAGGTTATCTGACTGATGCCGGTATGTGCGGTGATTATGACTCGGTTATCGGGATGAAAAAGGATGAACCGCTGCGCCGATTTATAACTGGCATGCCCAAGGGCCGGTTTGAGCCTGCGTTGGGCGAGGCGACCTTGTCGGGGTTCTTTGTGGAAACAGACGACCGCACTGGAAAAGCGATGCAGGTGTCCACGGTGCGGCTCGGCGGGCGTTTGCCCCCGCAGCTTCCGGCCTAAGCGATGACATCTGTCCGCGCGCCATGGTTGGGAGTGCTCGCTGTGCTCGGGATGGGCTGGGGCCTGACGCAACCACTCGCTAAAATAACTGTATCTGCAGGTTACCCGCCGTTTGGCATTATCTTTTGGCAGTCTCTGATAATATCTCTACTTCTCGGCAGCATTTTGGTGGCTCGTGGGCAGCGGCTGCCTTACCATCCAAGGGCGCTTGGCGTTTTTATTGCCATCGCCCTTTCAGGAACAATTATTCCGAACGTATTTTCATACACTGCTGCGTTTCACTTGCCATCAGGGATCATGTCGATCGCGATCGCAACAGTTCCGATGTTCGCCTTTCCCATCGCACTTGCTCTGGGTGCCGACCGATTTTCCCTGCCGCGCCTGGTGGGGCTGGTTCTTGGTCTTTGCGGTGTTGGCGCTATTGTTCTGCCGCAAGGCAGTTTGGGCGACGGTGTCCTTTCGGTTTGGGTCTTCGTGGCTCTTGTCGCGCCGCTTTGTTATGCAATCGAAGGCAATTATGTTGCCAAGTGGGGAACGGCGGGGCTCGATCCTGTGCAAACCCTTTTCGGCGCCTCCATAGCAGGGATTCTTCTCTCCGGTGTCGGCAGCATTTCAACCGGACAGTTCTTCGTACCAGCTGCGCCGTTCCAAACAGCGGATTTGGCGATTGTTCTGAGTTCGCTCATTCACGGTGCGGTCTATACCGGATATGTCTGGCTCGTTGGTCGCGCAGGGTCAGTATTTGCGGCGCAGGTCAGTTACATCGTAACGTTAAGTGGCGTGGTCTGGGCGATGCTGATCCTCGGAGAAAGCTATTCCGGATGGGTATGGGGGGCACTCTTGTTGATGATTGCAGGTATCAGCCTTGTGCAACCACGGCTCAATACCAAGCCGGAACTGATTGACACGCCATTGCCGCCTGCGGATGGGCTCGAAAATCATGATCGCTGATTGGTTTAACCTTTCGCAAGACTTTCAAGCCTATGCCACGCTCCTCGTGGTGGGCATGATGTTCGTCCTTTTCCTACGCGAAACGTTCTCGACTGAAGTTGTTGCCCTTGTCGGTGTTTCATCTCTGCTTGTCTTGGGCAGTTTGCCATATGAAATGGGGCTCGAGGTGCTGGCCAATCCCGCTCCTTGGACCATTGCCGCCATGTTCATCGTGATG is a genomic window containing:
- the guaD gene encoding guanine deaminase, which encodes MTQDILLGQTLSFDGDPFGDTGWEAVTKHRRHGAVLVEDGVIRMVDERDAVLSATPTARRHDYGRDLISAGFVDAHMHYPQTAIIASWGKQLIDWLNTYTFPEESRFADSGYAQEIAERTLRLATQHGTTSLVSFCTIHPESVDAFFNAAAELEMEVFAGKTCMDRNAPDALRDTAKSAYDDSKRLLEKWHGKGRAHYAITPRFSPTSTPEQLAAVGALWSEHPDCLMQTHLSEQIPELAWVKELFPESRDYLDTYERFGLLGPKGLYGHAIYLEEREIARLKEMDASVVHCPTSNTFIGSGLFDLQGLKQHGLRVGLATDTGGGSSFSMLRTMAAAYEIGQLRGVALHPAQLIWLATEGSARAVHRQGHIGHLGVGAAADLVILDLESTEAIAQRTSRAESFWDALFPTIMMGDDRAVRAVWINGRALS
- the mgtE gene encoding magnesium transporter: MTDFIDEDNEEEAFGVTDRLISDVLEAVGEENAAAIDTLLEPLHAADIAHLIEQIDNKDRRDLLSVWKGGVDGDVLSELDESLREEVIESLAPAELAEAVRDLESDDVVDLVEYLDEEQQSAVLQWLAGPDRAAVEKVLAYPEESAGRHMQLEIVRAPDHWTVGEAIDFLRSGVELPEQFYHVILVDPRMKASGYATLGRILSSPRSAKLRDIAEESFRTFHVEQPAADVAHAFNHYHLISAPVVDDDDRIMGVITIDDAMTLLDEEHEEDMLRLAGVGDGSLSDNVFETTMQRLPWLAVNLVTAIMASLVIALFEETIAGLVALAVLMPIVASMGGNAGTQSLTVAVRAIATRDLTGSNVWRVIRREVFVGLLNGLLFAVVMGIIGWLWFDTIMLGVVIGLAMVINLVVAGLAGTVVPVLLEKVGIDPALASGAFVTTVTDVVGFFAFLGLAAMVLL
- a CDS encoding 5-formyltetrahydrofolate cyclo-ligase; this translates as MTDLEQLKQTARKAAFARRKQAFDAGLSSSAQLSSVLAGYRGVPTAGYMAMRTEIDPTPVMEEVAAHGPIGVPVILGAGQPLKFRVWEPNCEMIEGEFGARIPATGDWIEPEILIVPLVAFDRKGGRLGYGGGFYDRTLEGLRAKRPTLAIGFAFSAQEADDLPLEATDQPLDLIVTEAEVIEMSR
- a CDS encoding TIGR00282 family metallophosphoesterase translates to MRILFLGDVVGRAGRSAVIERLAGLKADLRIDFAVVNGENATSGVGLSASHAKALLSAGADALTLGDHAFDQRDMLQFIEQEPRILRPLNYSKAAPGKGARIFSTTSGHKILIAQVLGQVFMKRPFDDPFSALDALLRQYPRGGQVQASLIDIHCEATSEKMAVGHFCDGRASAVVGTHTHVPTADAMILAGGTGYLTDAGMCGDYDSVIGMKKDEPLRRFITGMPKGRFEPALGEATLSGFFVETDDRTGKAMQVSTVRLGGRLPPQLPA
- a CDS encoding DMT family transporter, whose protein sequence is MGWGLTQPLAKITVSAGYPPFGIIFWQSLIISLLLGSILVARGQRLPYHPRALGVFIAIALSGTIIPNVFSYTAAFHLPSGIMSIAIATVPMFAFPIALALGADRFSLPRLVGLVLGLCGVGAIVLPQGSLGDGVLSVWVFVALVAPLCYAIEGNYVAKWGTAGLDPVQTLFGASIAGILLSGVGSISTGQFFVPAAPFQTADLAIVLSSLIHGAVYTGYVWLVGRAGSVFAAQVSYIVTLSGVVWAMLILGESYSGWVWGALLLMIAGISLVQPRLNTKPELIDTPLPPADGLENHDR